In a genomic window of Mycolicibacterium neoaurum VKM Ac-1815D:
- a CDS encoding diacylglycerol kinase — protein sequence MKRVTVLTNPASGHGSAPHAAERAVAQLHRRGVDVVAVAGRDPAHARQLVEGALERGMDALVVVGGDGIISLALQVLATTGIPLGIIPAGTGNDHAREFGIPTKDPEAAADIVVDGRAATVDLGRIVGADGTQRWFGTVMAAGFDSLVTDRTNRMRWPHGRMRYNLAMVAEISALRLLPFRLIFDGVEVQTDLTLAAFGNTRSYGGGMRICPGADPTDGLLDVTMVASASRTRLIRLFPTVFRGTHVDLDEVQTRRARVITVDCPGINAYADGEFVCPLPVEVSAVPGALTVLRP from the coding sequence ATCAAGCGGGTCACCGTCCTGACCAACCCGGCGTCGGGACACGGCAGCGCTCCGCATGCCGCCGAACGCGCCGTCGCACAGTTGCACCGGCGCGGGGTCGACGTGGTGGCCGTCGCGGGCCGAGATCCCGCTCATGCCCGTCAGCTCGTCGAGGGCGCCCTCGAACGCGGGATGGACGCGCTGGTCGTGGTGGGCGGTGACGGGATCATCTCGCTGGCATTACAGGTTCTGGCCACGACCGGTATCCCGCTCGGCATCATCCCGGCGGGCACCGGTAACGACCACGCCCGCGAGTTCGGCATTCCGACAAAGGATCCCGAGGCCGCGGCCGATATCGTCGTCGACGGCCGGGCGGCGACGGTGGATCTGGGACGCATCGTCGGTGCCGACGGGACCCAGCGCTGGTTCGGCACCGTCATGGCCGCCGGTTTCGACTCGCTGGTGACCGACCGGACCAACCGGATGCGGTGGCCGCACGGCCGGATGCGCTACAACCTCGCAATGGTCGCCGAGATCTCTGCCCTGCGGCTGTTACCGTTCCGACTGATATTCGACGGTGTCGAGGTGCAGACCGACCTCACGCTGGCGGCGTTCGGCAACACCCGCAGCTACGGCGGAGGGATGCGGATCTGTCCTGGCGCTGATCCGACCGACGGGCTGCTCGATGTCACCATGGTGGCGTCGGCATCACGAACCCGGCTGATCCGCCTGTTCCCCACCGTCTTCCGGGGCACCCATGTCGATCTCGACGAGGTGCAGACCCGGCGGGCCCGGGTGATCACGGTCGACTGCCCGGGAATCAACGCCTACGCCGACGGAGAGTTCGTCTGCCCGTTACCCGTCGAGGTGTCCGCGGTACCGGGTGCGCTGACGGTGCTGAGACCCTGA